A single Plasmodium yoelii strain 17X genome assembly, chromosome: 10 DNA region contains:
- a CDS encoding protein SOF1, putative, which translates to MKNQSQKPEVKIMHRNPEDYKNNTMRSNFMHVRNFDKNIHLFQREIEYKRALNATKMDKIFAKPLVKCLDGHDDSIRSVCVSNKNLTDLYSGSCNGFINIWNIFDEKLMRKLKAHDGFVRGLCISYDEKYLFSCGDDKYIKQWVIEKNKNINELNEDDTEQQNLHNLDYLENEIVPKKIYVCKSVPNSIDKHFSEPLIISGSQTLDVWDYYRNNAIASFDYNSEYIYYVKFNYSQRNLVGLTLSDNSIGLVDIKSKTPIQKLFLKYRSNSLSWNNMNPKQFIVANEDSNLYTFDIRYLKTAYLVHKGFVNAVLDVDYSPIGNKFVACSYDKTIRLFNSDEAQSYDVYHTKRMQHVLCCKYTLDSKYIITGSSDMCIRIWKSCSHEPSGVLSYKEKQAINYRNKLKEKYSSLKEIKRIRQHHHVPALIKSMSDKKKIMLDAKKRKEKNRIQHSKNKDQLPIPEKKKIFVTEQ; encoded by the coding sequence ATGAAAAACCAATCACAAAAACCAGaagtaaaaattatgcatCGAAATCCCGAGGATTACAAAAATAACACGATGCGGTCAAATTTTATGCATGTGAgaaattttgataaaaacaTCCATCTTTTTCAAAGAGAAATTGAATATAAAAGAGCTTTAAATGCAACAAAGATGGACAAAATTTTTGCTAAGCCTTTGGTTAAATGTTTAGATGGGCACGATGACTCTATTAGAAGTGTTTGtgtttcaaataaaaatttaacagATTTGTATAGTGGTAGTTGTAATggatttataaatatatggaaTATATTCGATGAAAAGTTAATGAGAAAATTAAAAGCGCATGATGGATTTGTTAGAGGCTTATGCATTAGCTATGacgaaaaatatttatttagttGTGGggatgataaatatataaaacaatgggttatcgaaaaaaataaaaatataaatgaattaaatgaAGATGATACAGAACAACaaaatttacataatttagattatttagaaaatgaaattgttcctaaaaaaatttatgtatgCAAAAGTGTACCTAATAGTATTGATAAACATTTTTCTGAACCACTAATAATTTCAGGTAGCCAAACATTAGATGTATGGGATTATTATCGAAACAATGCTATAGCTAGCTTTGATTACAATAgcgaatatatatattatgtcaaatttaattattctcAAAGAAATTTAGTTGGTTTAACATTATCAGATAATTCTATAGGATTAGTAGATATAAAAAGCAAAACCCCTATTCAAAaactatttttaaaatatcgAAGTAATTCATTAAGTTGGAATAATATGAACCCAAAACAATTTATTGTTGCAAATGAAGATTCAAATCTCTATACATTTGATATTAGGTATTTAAAAACTGCTTACCTTGTTCATAAAGGTTTTGTAAATGCAGTTTTAGATGTAGATTACTCACCAATTGGAAATAAATTTGTTGCATGCTCTTATGATAAAACTATAAGATTATTTAATAGTGATGAAGCTCAAAGTTATGATGTATATCATACTAAAAGAATGCAACACGTTCTATGCTGTAAATATACCTTAGATtcgaaatatataataacagGAAGCTCTGACATGTGCATACGAATATGGAAATCTTGTTCTCATGAACCTTCTGGGGTACTTtcatataaagaaaaacaaGCCATaaattatagaaataaattaaaagaaaaatattcatCATTAAAAGAAATTAAAAGAATCAGGCAACATCATCATGTACCTGCTCTAATTAAAAGTATGTccgataaaaaaaaaatcatgtTGGATgccaaaaaaagaaaagaaaaaaacagaATACAACACTCAAAAAACAAAGATCAATTACCCATCcccgaaaaaaaaaaaatatttgtcaCGGAGCAGTAG